In Ignavibacteriota bacterium, one genomic interval encodes:
- a CDS encoding metallophosphoesterase: MKVNRVVVFFSIVFAVYFLINAYVLRRGMQCFPAGDPMRSVILWAGLFLGISFILGRVLENYWLSHVSDIFVWIGSFWLAALVYFFFAVLVIDLLRLSAAIVPWFPASVTSDPYPAMRILFWSVTAVVGMLLIGGHLNARFPRTHRITVPIAKSADGARAVRAVLISDIHLGTIVGRSRLQGIAEELEILKPDLILLAGDIVDEDLAPVIKENTGEILRTIHAPMGVYGITGNHEYIGGAAKAVAYLQEHGITMLRDTSVVLAHGITLVGREDRSSRQFGGERRKDLTSLLEGVRRDRPIILMDHQPFDLDSVVAAGVDLQLSGHTHHGQLWPFNYITTMVYEQSWGYLRKGETQFYVSSGVGSWGPPVRIGNRPEIVEITMTFAGHH; encoded by the coding sequence ATGAAAGTCAACCGCGTGGTCGTCTTCTTTTCCATTGTCTTTGCCGTCTACTTCCTCATCAATGCGTACGTCCTCCGCCGCGGCATGCAGTGCTTTCCAGCGGGTGACCCGATGCGGTCGGTGATCCTGTGGGCTGGCCTCTTCCTTGGGATATCGTTCATTCTCGGACGCGTCCTGGAGAACTACTGGCTGTCCCACGTCAGCGACATCTTTGTGTGGATCGGGTCGTTCTGGCTTGCGGCCCTGGTCTATTTCTTCTTCGCCGTCCTGGTCATCGATCTGCTCCGTCTGAGTGCCGCGATCGTTCCCTGGTTCCCGGCGTCCGTGACGTCCGACCCGTACCCTGCGATGCGCATCCTCTTCTGGAGCGTGACCGCTGTAGTGGGCATGCTGCTCATCGGCGGCCACCTCAATGCGCGATTCCCACGCACCCACCGGATCACCGTCCCGATCGCCAAATCCGCCGACGGTGCACGCGCGGTCCGCGCCGTGTTGATCTCCGACATCCATCTCGGTACGATCGTCGGACGGTCACGACTGCAGGGTATTGCGGAAGAGTTGGAGATACTGAAACCCGACCTCATCCTCCTCGCGGGGGACATCGTGGACGAGGACCTCGCGCCGGTCATCAAAGAGAACACCGGAGAGATCCTGCGCACGATCCACGCGCCCATGGGTGTCTATGGCATCACCGGAAACCACGAATACATTGGCGGTGCCGCGAAGGCCGTTGCGTATCTGCAGGAGCATGGCATCACCATGCTGCGTGACACCTCCGTGGTGCTTGCGCATGGCATCACGCTGGTGGGACGCGAGGACAGAAGCAGCCGCCAGTTCGGCGGGGAGCGGCGCAAGGATCTCACGAGTCTCCTTGAAGGTGTGAGGCGGGACAGGCCCATCATTCTCATGGACCACCAGCCGTTCGATCTGGATAGCGTCGTGGCGGCGGGAGTGGACCTGCAGCTGTCGGGCCACACGCACCACGGTCAACTCTGGCCCTTCAACTATATCACCACCATGGTGTATGAACAGAGTTGGGGATATCTCAGGAAGGGGGAGACGCAGTTCTACGTCTCCAGTGGTGTCGGGAGCTGGGGCCCCCCGGTCC